The Piliocolobus tephrosceles isolate RC106 chromosome 10, ASM277652v3, whole genome shotgun sequence nucleotide sequence GAAGGAAGAATGCCACAGCGCTGCAGATGCAGCCCGCAGGCTTTAGGGGGATCGAGTATGTATTTATGTCTTAAAATGGATAAGAAACTTCATTCCGTGGCTTCTTCTAGTTTACTTGGCCTGATGCTTTCCCGACTGGGAGAAGCCGAGTCATTATGTGTGAGATAGATATGCACGATGTAAATTTATTCATACTCAGGGAAGCTAAGGGGCATGGTTTTTCTTTGTGTTCTCCTTGGGTTCTAATATAAACGGTTCAATTAAAATTGAGCAACCATTGTGTTTGTGTAAATGTTTACATCCTTCCTACTAGCCAAGAATGCGTTGTTACTCCCACATGACAAAATAAGACAAAGGCAGTCGAATTAATATCCTCAGTCCTGAGAACTGGCAGCTCTTTCCATCCCTACTAATTTGCTTATTATTTCACAAATACTTAAATAGTGCTCCTGTATACCAGACGCTGTTCTAAGCTCTTTACAGACATCAACTCTTTTGATCCTTGTAATTATCCTGTGAAGTAGGCGCTATTATGATCATGCCaggtttacagatgaagaaatacagGTGCACAGGGATTGATGAATTTGCCCAAGGACCATGGCTAGTGAGGGGAGAACCAGGATTCCGACCCAGGCAACCTGACTCCCTGGTTCACTCTGTGAATCATCAGCCAGTACTGCTGCACGCTTGTTAAATGGTCTTGGGCACATCTTTTAATCTCTGAGCCAAAAAGGCatcttttaaaatagacaaaattccCATTTTCAGCAAATGGATTTTTGTGACtatcatgaataaaatatttttcaactatTTGAATTATTTGCAGATTGAGAATGAGGGATTATTGTCATTGCTTCAAGATATTGCCCCAACAAATGTTACAGAAAATTGCTATCTAAGgagctggctgcagtggctcacgcctgtaatctcagcactttgggaggctgagtcaggaggatcacttgaggtcaggagttcgagaccagcctgggcaacatggtgaaaccctgtctctaccaaaaaaatacaaaaattagctgggtgcagtggcacgcacctgtagtcccagttactcaggagactaaggcacaagaattgcttgaacccaggaggcagaagttgcagtgagctgagatcaagccactgtactctgtctcaaaaaaaaaaaaaaaaaaaaaaagagaagaaattgctATCTAAGGATGTATGTATGTTAGAGGTAGGAAGGTTATCACAAGAACCCTACCCCGCCATTTCCATCCACCGATGGCGATAAAACAAGTAGAGAAAACTCCATTTGGGGCCATTCTACTAAGCAGATGACTACTAGGTGGGAAATGATCACTTTAACCTGGGCCTTCCCTGCCAGTAAAGTCATAGATATACTATTGTTCCCAGAGCAAACTGTTCCCAGTTCTCTGCTGGCTGTACTGGGAACACAGCTACAatgggtacacacacacacacacacacagcgtgGTCAAGGCAGTTTAATTTGGCTTTTGGCACCAAGAGTTTGAAGTCAGTAATCAAGCCTGAATATTTTAGAACAACCCAGAATTGTTCAaatattctgctccattggtcctACAAAATAAATCCATATTTTTAGGCTAAAAACTCCAATTTTTGCATAAACTATAGTCACTGAAAATATTGAGGTCCAGACGAAGTAGTTCACAGCtctaatctcaatactttgggaggctgaggtgggaggatcacttgagacttggagtttgagaccagcctgggcaacatagcaagactccatctcttaaaaaaaaaagtttaatgatgGTGCCACTTTGTATTTATCTGGTCTCTTCCTCCAAGGAACACTAATATTGAGTATAATCCTTGTTATGTCCCTGAGATATAAGACGTTTCTATAAactgtttcacagatgaagatACTTAGGTTACATCTGACAATCCTTTAAatgatttgaaaaggaaaaagaatgtgtGTTTAAGATCCCTTTGATGAAAAGATCTAAAGAATCCATGATACTAATTAAGATGTGTTAACAAAATAAATGGGCTTTAACCAATTCTACTGTCTTCCAGTGACCTTAGATATACAGTCAAGCTGTATGTAATCCCTGAGGGATTCCCTTACAGGCAAACCAGACATAAGCTTAGGGCACCAGCAACCAGTAtgtacacccacacacacacatacatgcacacataccactcaagagagagaaaaagtaaaattgtaacTACAGAATTCCAAATTTAAGACTTGAAAACGCTTGAAATCATCACTGTATGGAAAACACTCATTTGGAGGACTTTTGCAGACATATTTTACAGTGTCAcatgtatgttttaattttgaattatatataaGGGAAGGTGGGGGAAGGGCATCATCTTTTCAGAGCTACTTTCATCTGAACCTGGAAATGACTGGAACTAATATTAGTTTGTGAAGAGGCCATTCACCAGAATTGTTCTCTGTAGAGAGCAACTTTTGACTGTGGTAATATAATTCTTGCACTAAGAACTATGTATGCTAGTCTCAAAAACTAGGGACTCTGAGCCTTACCTAGAATCTCAGCAGGTGGCCCATTAAGAGCAACATTTCTAGCAGGTGAGTTCaatcacaaaaatatttcttgttcCATAGATTTTATTGTGGTCACGTCAGTGAACACCCACAAGTTTTGCTCAGAATGTTTCAGGTGTAAGCTAAACCTCTAAATTATTCAGAGGTCTCACAGTCCTTTAGCAGCAGAGTGAGAACTTTAACCAGACTTTTTCAATCCAAAAGTTAACCTGGAGGCCAACAGGGTTCAAAATCTTGGTGACTGAGGAACCATTTAGAAGTGGATTTTCATGCTCAGGAATCACATGGTCATTATTGGGCTTGGGGTACGTTTCGCAGGCAGTGAAGCTGACATCAAGTTACTTGACTTCTGGAGCCATAATTTGTTTTCTCCCAGCAACCTCTTGCTGGGGATTCTCATGTTTATGGATACAGTTTGGCAATCACTACATTGaatatagtcttttaaaaaatgaacctaTTCTATTAGTTGACCCATCATTGCTAATTTTGGCTCACACAGTGTTTGTGTTACAGAAGCCTGTTCTTTACTTCCTAGTCTTGTTTCAGCCTTAATATCAGAAGTTCCTGAGTTCAAAATAAGCACAACATGTCATCCAGGGATGGCTAGCTTGTTTGGGATTCATCTAAACTGTGGCAATATCTAGACAAAAACATCCCACAATACAGCTAATATGGTTGTCATAACTCTTGAAAAGGGCCCAACATCTGGATGGCAAGTGCAAATGTGATCAGGGTTTAAGAACTACCTGCTAATAAATAAACATGGAAGTATTTCTGTGTCTTAGGTGCTGTGTTTCTAAGAAGAGACAGCCTTTCCATCAGCAAATTtctgggagagaagaaaaagaacagtttTGATGAATTAGCTTTGCAAATCATCATCCAATGTTCTTTGTAACCAGAAaggttttcttctgctttcttgcAGCTGTTATACTTTCTGCTGAGTGCCCTGGGCCTGACGGTCTGTGTGCTAGCCGTGGCTTTTGCTGCCCACCACTATTCGCAGCTCACACAGTTTACCTGTGAGACCACACTCGACTCTTGCCAGTGCAAACTGCCCTCCTCGGAGCCGCTCAGCAGGACCTTTGTTTACCGGGATGTGACGGACTGTACCAGCGTCACTGGCACTTTCAAACTGTTCTTACTCATCCAGATGATTCTTAATTTGGTCTGCGGCCTTGTGTGCTTGTTggcctgctttgtgatgtggaaaCATAGGTACCAGGTCTTCTATGTGGGTGTCAGGATGCGCTCCCTCACCGCTTCCGAGGGCCCCCAGCAAAAGATCTGACATTCTTGCTCAAAGCTGCGAGAGAAAAATAGCACATGGAGTAGCTAAGgttatacaaaaacaaatttttaaacaaagaaaggaaaaaacattgaCAACAAATAATAGTCACTCttctaaatgaatatttttatatttttatgaaacaaaataGCATTTCTTCAGgtttctattgtatttttttttttacattcttcaAGAGAAAGCAAGATCCAAACTGATTTTGTAATATTAAAAGTTAACAGAACACTGAACAAGGAAAGAATGGCATAGCTCTATCTTTACAGTCTGGAGTTAATTCATGTTACTCATTTTATCCATTACTTACATAATCTTCTTTCCTGTTAGTCCAGTTTGATGGTGTGAATGGTGAATTTCAGGCCCAGTTGCTAAATTTTGTGGCATCTTCCTCTGGTCCTTCCCACCTCTAGTCATCAGCGCCACACTGTCTTGGAGACAGGCAGGAGGTGGGGGAAGAGCTGAGTCTCTTTATTTTCCCTGGTAGAGACGTCTTCAAGGCATGAAATAGCTTAAAGAGCAGAATAGAAACGGAAGAGGCTTTGCAAAAGGCTAGATAATTATAAACACCTGGGTTGGGGCggcggccccccccccccccccccttctctTCAGCTCCCTTAGCTTGGCTCTGTAAGTAGATCACTTGCTAAATGCTTTAGATGATTGCCTCTCAATAATTGAAAGGTGGTGGTAGTTGTATTCTTAATGATGTAgaaggtttaaaaataattacattatgcTTCTATTCTATCATCTAAAACAAATCATTAAAACTAATTTCTAGCTAATTGTTAATTATAATTATGCTCAGAAGTCTATTTAATGAGCTCTGGCTGTAGTTACGCTACACTGTCGGTGTTAAGAGAAATTACTCTCACAAGAGCAGAGGCCTGAAGATTCTCTCTTCTGAAAGCCAAGcaccacaaggaaaaaaaaatgtgattaataGCTCAGGTTAAAAACActcatttaaacaaaaacaagagcaTTCGTAACAGGAAGTGTTTATACAAGTAGCACATTTGTGATATGTTGAAAATTATCTCTCTTGGCAACCAACCTATATCTGAGGAAGATTGGGTAATGCTGATGTGTTCCATTCATGAAACTGTATTTGATACATAATCCTATTATTAATTCGTATGCTTAGTCAACctagaaaatcaaaataatattctGAAGTTCTTATTTGAGAAATATGGCCTTGAATCGGAGGGTAGTTATAGTTGT carries:
- the SSPN gene encoding sarcospan isoform X4, which produces MLCVSYQVDERTCIQFSMKLLYFLLSALGLTVCVLAVAFAAHHYSQLTQFTCETTLDSCQCKLPSSEPLSRTFVYRDVTDCTSVTGTFKLFLLIQMILNLVCGLVCLLACFVMWKHRYQVFYVGVRMRSLTASEGPQQKI
- the SSPN gene encoding sarcospan isoform X2, with the translated sequence MKKFWRAPSEQLLTRLLLQMAMTEETPCGVMAPKLTITLPQPLCFSGESQCCFYCLCMELVCLVAYLGLFMLCVSYQVDERTCIQFSMKLLYFLLSALGLTVCVLAVAFAAHHYSQLTQFTCETTLDSCQCKLPSSEPLSRTFVYRDVTDCTSVTGTFKLFLLIQMILNLVCGLVCLLACFVMWKHRYQVFYVGVRMRSLTASEGPQQKI
- the SSPN gene encoding sarcospan isoform X3, whose amino-acid sequence is MCSVLFAQDTVPPSVSCSSTTHLRTREPAGLRIELKKVDEFMFLLLSLLLLLEVCLVAYLGLFMLCVSYQVDERTCIQFSMKLLYFLLSALGLTVCVLAVAFAAHHYSQLTQFTCETTLDSCQCKLPSSEPLSRTFVYRDVTDCTSVTGTFKLFLLIQMILNLVCGLVCLLACFVMWKHRYQVFYVGVRMRSLTASEGPQQKI
- the SSPN gene encoding sarcospan isoform X1, with product MGKNKQPRGQQRQGGPPAADAGGPDDMEPKKGTGAPKECGDEEPRTCCGCRFPLLLALLQLALGIAVTVVGFLMASISSSLLVRDTPFWAGIIVCLVAYLGLFMLCVSYQVDERTCIQFSMKLLYFLLSALGLTVCVLAVAFAAHHYSQLTQFTCETTLDSCQCKLPSSEPLSRTFVYRDVTDCTSVTGTFKLFLLIQMILNLVCGLVCLLACFVMWKHRYQVFYVGVRMRSLTASEGPQQKI